From one Streptomyces mobaraensis genomic stretch:
- a CDS encoding MerR family transcriptional regulator, protein MTVMDTAPAGGPVETGRRVRGAGRGRYTIGEVAAYTGLSAHTLRWYERIGLMPHVDRSHTGQRRYTDRDLDWLDLVGKLRLTGMPVADMVRYAELVREGEATVAERERLLSAHRADVRRRMAELRSTLDVLDHKIDRYAEARRANEERYAAPGFTRPDS, encoded by the coding sequence ATGACCGTCATGGATACCGCACCGGCGGGAGGACCGGTCGAGACCGGGCGCCGCGTCCGGGGCGCCGGCCGCGGCCGGTACACGATCGGCGAGGTGGCCGCGTACACCGGACTGTCCGCCCACACCCTGCGCTGGTACGAGCGGATCGGCCTGATGCCGCACGTCGACCGCTCCCACACCGGCCAGCGCCGCTACACCGACCGCGACCTCGACTGGCTCGACCTGGTCGGCAAGCTGCGGCTGACCGGGATGCCGGTGGCGGACATGGTCCGTTACGCCGAACTCGTCCGCGAGGGCGAGGCGACGGTCGCCGAGCGCGAACGGCTGCTGAGCGCGCACCGCGCGGACGTCCGGCGGCGGATGGCCGAGCTCAGGAGCACGCTCGACGTCCTCGACCACAAGATCGACCGGTACGCGGAGGCCCGGCGGGCCAACGAGGAGCGCTACGCCGCCCCCGGCTTCACCAGGCCCGACTCATAG
- a CDS encoding acyl carrier protein has protein sequence MAATQEEILKGLAEIVNEIAGIPVEDVKLDKSFTDDLDVDSLSMVEVVVAAEERFEVKIPDEDVKNLKTVGDAADYILKHQA, from the coding sequence ATGGCCGCCACGCAGGAAGAGATCCTCAAGGGCCTCGCCGAGATCGTCAACGAGATCGCGGGCATCCCGGTCGAGGACGTCAAGCTGGACAAGTCCTTCACCGACGACCTGGACGTCGACTCGCTCTCCATGGTCGAGGTCGTCGTCGCCGCCGAGGAGCGCTTCGAGGTGAAGATCCCGGACGAGGACGTCAAGAACCTCAAGACGGTCGGTGACGCGGCCGACTACATCCTGAAGCACCAGGCCTGA
- a CDS encoding PucR family transcriptional regulator — protein sequence MPESAAHPPHPHSATLRNLEKSSGTLAAAAIARMDAQLPWYRAMPPENRSWIGLVAQAGIAAFTEWFRHPETPQAISTDVFGTAPRELTRAITLRQTVEMVRTTIEVMESAIDEVAAPGDESALREALLVYAREIAFATAQVYAQAAEARGAWDARLESLVVNAVLSGEADEGVLSRAAALGWNSPAHVAVVLGTAPNGDSELTVEAIRRASRHAKLQVLTGVLGTRLVVIAGGSDNPLQAAKALIGPFAAGPVVAGPVVPDLLAATRSAQAAAAGLKACAAWPDAPRPVLADDLLPERAMAGDPVARVQLVEEIYRPLEEAGSALLETLSVYLEQASSLEGAARMLFVHPNTVRYRLRRVTDVTGWSPSDVRSAFTLRIALILGRLADTE from the coding sequence GTGCCTGAATCCGCCGCTCACCCACCGCATCCGCACAGCGCCACCCTGCGCAACCTGGAGAAGTCGTCCGGGACCCTGGCCGCCGCCGCCATCGCCAGGATGGACGCGCAGCTTCCGTGGTACCGGGCGATGCCGCCGGAGAACCGTTCGTGGATCGGGCTGGTGGCCCAGGCCGGTATCGCGGCCTTCACGGAGTGGTTCCGGCATCCGGAGACCCCGCAGGCGATCAGTACGGACGTCTTCGGGACCGCGCCCCGGGAGCTGACCCGGGCGATCACTTTGCGCCAGACCGTGGAGATGGTCCGGACGACGATCGAGGTCATGGAGTCGGCGATCGACGAGGTCGCCGCGCCGGGTGACGAGTCGGCGCTGCGGGAGGCGCTGCTCGTCTACGCCCGGGAGATCGCCTTCGCCACCGCTCAGGTGTACGCGCAGGCCGCCGAGGCGCGGGGCGCCTGGGACGCGCGGCTGGAGTCGCTGGTGGTCAACGCCGTGCTGTCGGGCGAGGCGGACGAGGGGGTGCTGTCCCGGGCCGCGGCGCTGGGCTGGAACTCGCCGGCGCATGTGGCGGTGGTGCTGGGGACGGCGCCGAACGGCGACAGCGAGCTGACCGTGGAGGCCATCCGGCGGGCGTCCCGGCACGCCAAGCTCCAGGTGCTGACGGGGGTGCTGGGCACCCGCCTGGTGGTGATCGCGGGGGGCAGCGACAACCCGTTGCAGGCGGCGAAGGCGCTGATCGGGCCGTTCGCCGCCGGGCCGGTGGTGGCCGGTCCCGTCGTCCCCGACCTGCTGGCGGCGACCCGCTCCGCGCAGGCCGCCGCCGCGGGCCTGAAGGCGTGCGCGGCCTGGCCGGACGCCCCCCGGCCGGTGCTCGCCGACGATCTCCTGCCGGAGCGGGCGATGGCCGGTGATCCTGTGGCGCGGGTGCAGTTGGTGGAGGAGATCTACAGACCGCTGGAGGAGGCGGGTTCGGCGCTGCTGGAGACGCTGAGCGTCTACCTGGAGCAGGCGAGCAGTCTGGAGGGCGCGGCGCGGATGCTGTTCGTCCACCCAAACACCGTGCGGTACCGGCTCCGACGTGTGACGGACGTCACCGGATGGTCACCCTCCGATGTGCGCTCGGCCTTCACCCTCCGCATCGCGCTGATCCTGGGGCGTCTGGCCGACACCGAGTGA
- a CDS encoding ketoacyl-ACP synthase III, whose product MTAKIKPSKGAPYARIMGVGGYRPVRVVPNEEILKRIDSSDEWIRSRSGIATRHWAGPEETVATMSVEAAGKAIAAAGIAPEQIGAVLVSTVSHFKQTPAIATEIAHRIGAGKPAAFDISAGCAGFGYGLTMAKALVTDGSAEYVLVIGVERLSDLTDLDDRSTAFLFGDGAGAVVVGPAQEPAIGPTVWGSEGDKAETIRQNLPWDVYRESSEVRTEVRFPAITQEGQAVFRWAVFEMAKIAQQALDEAGITADDLDVFIPHQANMRIIDSMVKTLKLPENVVVARDVETTGNTSAASIPLAMERLLATGAAKSGDTALLIGFGAGLVFAATVVTLP is encoded by the coding sequence ATGACTGCCAAGATCAAGCCCTCCAAGGGCGCGCCGTACGCGCGCATCATGGGCGTCGGCGGCTACCGCCCGGTGCGCGTGGTGCCCAACGAGGAGATCCTCAAGCGCATCGACTCGTCGGACGAGTGGATCCGTTCCCGCTCCGGGATCGCCACCCGGCACTGGGCCGGCCCCGAGGAGACGGTGGCCACCATGTCGGTGGAGGCCGCGGGCAAGGCCATCGCCGCCGCCGGGATCGCCCCGGAGCAGATCGGTGCCGTGCTGGTCTCGACGGTGTCGCACTTCAAGCAGACCCCGGCCATCGCCACCGAGATCGCCCACCGCATCGGCGCCGGCAAGCCGGCCGCCTTCGACATCTCCGCCGGCTGCGCGGGCTTCGGCTACGGCCTGACCATGGCCAAGGCCCTGGTCACGGACGGCTCGGCCGAGTACGTGCTGGTCATCGGCGTCGAGCGGCTGTCGGACCTGACGGATCTCGACGACCGTTCCACCGCGTTCCTGTTCGGCGACGGCGCCGGTGCCGTGGTCGTGGGTCCCGCGCAGGAGCCGGCCATCGGCCCGACGGTGTGGGGCTCGGAGGGCGACAAGGCGGAGACCATCCGGCAGAACCTGCCGTGGGACGTCTACCGCGAGAGCTCCGAGGTCCGTACTGAGGTCCGCTTCCCGGCCATCACGCAGGAGGGCCAGGCGGTGTTCCGCTGGGCCGTCTTCGAGATGGCGAAGATCGCCCAGCAGGCGCTGGACGAGGCCGGCATCACCGCCGACGACCTGGACGTCTTCATTCCGCACCAGGCGAACATGCGGATCATCGACTCGATGGTCAAAACGCTGAAGCTGCCGGAGAATGTCGTGGTCGCCCGGGACGTGGAGACTACCGGGAACACCTCGGCGGCCTCCATTCCGCTGGCCATGGAGCGCCTCCTGGCCACCGGAGCGGCGAAGAGCGGCGACACCGCGCTGCTCATCGGCTTCGGGGCGGGTCTCGTGTTCGCCGCGACGGTCGTTACCCTCCCCTAG
- a CDS encoding pirin family protein, producing MIELWRAAERYRGGDAEAGIVTRHAFSFSGFYDPDNVRFGPLIACNEESLAPGAGFDEHPHRDVEIVTWVVEGELTHEDSAGHVVTVRPGDVQWLSAGAGVRHVERNASGVPLRFVQMWLDPVEGGGAPAYEVARSVRDGVVLAVPNAGAALHVLRPRAGERCVLPAAEWLYAHVVRGVVGLGEEELMAGDSARVRGASGLDVFVVGGGAEVLVWVPLTRPFADSRGEPRTP from the coding sequence ATGATCGAGCTGTGGCGGGCGGCGGAACGGTATCGCGGAGGGGACGCGGAGGCCGGCATCGTGACGCGGCACGCGTTCTCCTTCTCCGGTTTCTACGACCCCGACAACGTGCGCTTCGGCCCGCTGATCGCCTGCAACGAGGAGTCGCTCGCGCCGGGTGCGGGGTTCGACGAGCATCCGCACCGGGATGTGGAGATCGTCACGTGGGTGGTGGAGGGGGAGCTGACGCACGAGGACTCGGCCGGGCATGTCGTGACGGTCCGTCCTGGTGACGTGCAGTGGTTGAGTGCGGGGGCGGGGGTTCGGCATGTGGAACGCAATGCTTCCGGGGTGCCGCTGCGGTTCGTTCAGATGTGGCTCGATCCGGTCGAGGGCGGTGGGGCGCCGGCGTACGAGGTGGCGCGTTCCGTGCGCGACGGGGTTGTGCTCGCGGTCCCGAACGCGGGGGCGGCGCTGCACGTCCTGCGGCCCCGAGCCGGTGAGCGGTGCGTCCTGCCTGCGGCGGAGTGGCTCTATGCGCATGTGGTGCGGGGGGTTGTGGGGCTGGGGGAGGAGGAGCTGATGGCGGGGGACTCGGCTCGGGTGCGGGGTGCTTCGGGGTTGGATGTGTTTGTGGTGGGGGGTGGGGCTGAGGTTTTGGTGTGGGTGCCCCTGACCCGCCCCTTCGCCGATTCCCGGGGAGAGCCCCGGACCCCCTGA
- a CDS encoding ACP S-malonyltransferase — MLVLVAPGQGAQTPGFLTPWLDLPGVADRLRGWSEAIDLDLVHYGTDAGEEEIRDTAVAQPLLVAAALVSAGQLFPSGDDVARLVGATAGHSVGELAAAALAGVLSERDALLLVRKRGLAMAEAAAVTETGMSALLGGEADVVLPHLEKLGLTPANVNGAGQIVAAGTMEQLAALAADKPEGTRRVVPLKVAGAFHTEHMAPAVSVLEAAARELEPAGPRTRYVSNRDGAVVTDGAEVVARLVGQVANPVRWDLCMETFKELGVTAIIEAAPGGTLTGIAKRALPGVKTLALKTPADLDAARELIAEHGNSTADSSAA; from the coding sequence GTGCTCGTACTCGTCGCTCCCGGCCAGGGCGCTCAGACGCCCGGCTTCCTGACCCCCTGGCTCGACCTTCCCGGTGTCGCCGACCGCCTGCGGGGCTGGTCGGAGGCCATCGACCTGGACCTCGTCCACTACGGCACGGACGCCGGTGAGGAAGAGATCCGTGACACCGCCGTCGCCCAGCCGCTGCTGGTCGCCGCCGCGCTGGTGTCCGCGGGTCAGCTCTTCCCCTCCGGCGACGACGTCGCCCGGCTGGTGGGCGCCACCGCCGGGCACAGCGTCGGCGAGCTCGCCGCGGCCGCCCTGGCGGGCGTGCTGTCCGAGCGGGACGCGCTGCTGCTCGTCCGCAAGCGGGGCCTGGCGATGGCCGAGGCCGCCGCCGTCACCGAGACGGGCATGTCGGCGCTGCTGGGCGGGGAGGCCGACGTCGTCCTCCCGCATCTGGAGAAGCTCGGCCTGACCCCGGCGAACGTCAACGGCGCCGGTCAGATCGTCGCCGCCGGTACCATGGAACAGCTGGCGGCGCTCGCCGCGGACAAGCCCGAGGGCACCCGCCGCGTCGTGCCGCTGAAGGTCGCGGGCGCCTTCCACACCGAGCACATGGCCCCGGCGGTCTCCGTCCTGGAGGCCGCGGCCCGCGAGCTGGAGCCGGCCGGCCCGCGCACCCGCTACGTCTCCAACCGCGACGGAGCGGTGGTGACGGACGGCGCCGAGGTCGTGGCGCGCCTGGTCGGCCAGGTGGCCAACCCGGTCCGCTGGGACCTGTGCATGGAGACCTTCAAGGAGCTGGGCGTCACGGCGATCATCGAAGCGGCCCCCGGCGGCACCCTGACGGGCATCGCCAAGCGCGCCCTGCCGGGTGTGAAGACGCTGGCCCTCAAGACGCCGGCCGACCTGGACGCCGCCCGCGAGCTGATCGCCGAACACGGCAACAGCACGGCCGATTCCTCGGCCGCGTAA
- a CDS encoding serine hydrolase domain-containing protein, with amino-acid sequence MESLQSLRKIENWPVPTAAAAVVRADGTVAGTHGPTAHRFALASVTKPLAAYAALIAVEEGAVELDEPAGPAGSTVRHLLAHTSGLAFDEHRPAAEPGTRRLYSNAGFEVLGDHIAKATDIPFAEYLRQAVLEPLGMTATGLPGSPAKDGVSTVDDLVRFAAELQAPRLLSRETLAEATTVVFPGVTGVLPGYGHQRPNDWGLGFELRDGKSPHWTGSLNSPRTYGHFGQSGTFLWVDPEAGAACVALTDRDFGAWAVEVWPALSDSVLAELGGK; translated from the coding sequence ATGGAGAGCCTGCAGAGCCTGCGGAAGATCGAGAACTGGCCGGTGCCGACCGCCGCGGCGGCCGTCGTACGGGCCGACGGGACGGTGGCCGGGACGCACGGACCGACCGCGCACCGCTTCGCCCTGGCCTCGGTCACCAAACCGCTCGCCGCCTACGCCGCGCTCATCGCCGTCGAGGAGGGCGCGGTCGAACTCGACGAGCCCGCCGGGCCGGCCGGCTCCACGGTCCGTCACCTCCTCGCCCACACCTCAGGACTGGCCTTCGACGAGCACCGCCCGGCGGCCGAGCCCGGCACCCGGCGGCTCTACTCCAACGCCGGCTTCGAGGTCCTCGGCGACCACATCGCCAAGGCGACGGACATCCCGTTCGCCGAGTACCTCCGCCAGGCGGTCCTGGAACCCCTCGGCATGACCGCCACCGGCCTCCCCGGCTCCCCCGCCAAGGACGGCGTCTCGACGGTGGACGACCTCGTCCGCTTCGCCGCGGAGTTGCAGGCACCGCGGCTGCTCTCGCGCGAAACGCTGGCCGAGGCGACGACGGTCGTCTTCCCCGGCGTCACCGGCGTACTGCCCGGGTACGGCCACCAGCGGCCCAACGACTGGGGGTTGGGCTTCGAGTTGCGGGACGGCAAGTCGCCGCACTGGACGGGCTCGCTCAACTCGCCTCGTACGTACGGCCACTTCGGGCAGTCCGGGACGTTCCTGTGGGTCGACCCGGAGGCGGGGGCGGCATGCGTCGCCTTGACGGACCGGGACTTCGGGGCGTGGGCGGTGGAGGTGTGGCCGGCGCTTTCGGACTCCGTCCTGGCCGAGTTGGGCGGGAAGTAG
- the fabF gene encoding beta-ketoacyl-ACP synthase II gives MNSTNRTVVVTGIGATTPLGGDSASTWEGLLAGRSGVKPLEGERFADLPVRIAATAAVDPSEVLPRPLTRKLDRSAQFALIAAREAWADAGYTARAGEDAAIAPERLGAVIASGIGGVQTLLDQYDVLKEKGARRVSPHTVPMLMPNSPSANVGLEVNAQAGVHTPVSACASGAEAIGYAVEMIRTGRADVVVAGGTEAAIHPLPVAAFASMMAMSKNNEEPEKASRPYDKARDGFVLGEGAGVIVLESAEHAARRGARVYCELLGQGLSADSHHIAQPEPTGRGIAAALQGLLESSDLKPSEVTHLNAHATSTPQGDLAEIKALRKVLGDDLDHVAVSATKSMTGHLLGGAGGIETVATVLALYHRTAPPTINIDELDDEIDADIVRDKPRKLPEGTIAAINNSFGFGGHNVVLALRTV, from the coding sequence GTGAACTCGACCAATCGCACCGTGGTCGTCACCGGTATCGGCGCAACCACACCGCTGGGTGGCGACAGCGCGTCTACCTGGGAAGGGCTGCTCGCCGGTCGCTCCGGCGTGAAGCCCCTGGAGGGCGAGCGGTTCGCCGACCTCCCGGTCCGGATCGCCGCCACGGCGGCGGTCGACCCGTCCGAGGTCCTGCCCCGCCCCCTCACCCGCAAGCTCGACCGGTCGGCGCAGTTCGCGCTGATCGCGGCCCGTGAGGCCTGGGCCGACGCGGGCTACACCGCCCGGGCCGGCGAGGACGCGGCCATCGCCCCCGAGCGGCTGGGCGCGGTCATCGCCTCCGGCATCGGCGGCGTGCAGACCCTGCTCGACCAGTACGACGTGCTCAAGGAGAAGGGCGCCCGCCGCGTCTCCCCGCACACCGTGCCGATGCTGATGCCCAACAGCCCGTCCGCCAACGTCGGCCTGGAGGTGAACGCCCAGGCGGGCGTGCACACCCCGGTCAGCGCCTGCGCGTCCGGCGCCGAGGCCATCGGCTACGCCGTGGAGATGATCCGCACCGGCCGTGCCGACGTGGTCGTCGCGGGCGGCACCGAGGCGGCCATCCACCCGCTGCCCGTCGCGGCCTTCGCCAGCATGATGGCGATGTCCAAGAACAACGAGGAGCCGGAGAAGGCCTCCCGCCCGTACGACAAGGCCCGTGACGGCTTCGTCCTGGGCGAGGGCGCCGGCGTCATCGTCCTGGAGTCCGCCGAGCACGCGGCCCGCCGCGGCGCCCGCGTCTACTGCGAGCTGCTGGGCCAGGGCCTGTCCGCGGACAGCCACCACATCGCCCAGCCCGAGCCGACCGGCCGGGGCATCGCCGCGGCGCTGCAGGGCCTGCTGGAGTCCAGCGACCTCAAGCCGTCCGAGGTGACGCACCTCAACGCGCACGCCACCTCGACCCCGCAGGGCGACCTCGCGGAGATCAAGGCGCTGCGCAAGGTCCTGGGCGACGACCTCGACCACGTCGCGGTCTCCGCCACCAAGTCGATGACCGGCCACCTGCTGGGCGGCGCCGGCGGCATCGAGACGGTCGCGACCGTCCTGGCCCTGTACCACCGCACGGCCCCGCCGACCATCAACATCGACGAGCTGGACGACGAGATCGACGCGGACATCGTCCGCGACAAGCCCCGCAAGCTGCCCGAGGGCACCATCGCGGCGATCAACAACTCGTTCGGCTTCGGCGGCCACAACGTGGTGCTGGCGCTGCGGACGGTCTGA